One stretch of Desulforegula conservatrix Mb1Pa DNA includes these proteins:
- a CDS encoding MBL fold metallo-hydrolase, with protein MKITIIGSGTCVPSLVRSSCSVLVQAGDSSILLDVGPGTMHRLLGAGHLIYDVDAILLSHFHPDHCGELANFLFSTKYPHAGQRMGRPLVLAGGPGLSRFYFGLRSVFGDWMDTPCGIFQKIEISNGIPESIAIGDAKIYAAKVEHKPESIAYRIECGGKSVVYSGDTDYSESLIELSMGCDVLICESAMPDEKKVPGHLTPSLAGEIAEQAGVSHLVLTHFYPECSEVDIEKQCRRTYSGKITLAEDLMALDLCLMRSNI; from the coding sequence ATGAAAATAACCATAATCGGATCAGGAACCTGTGTACCGTCACTCGTAAGGAGTTCTTGTTCTGTTCTTGTTCAGGCAGGAGACAGCAGTATCCTTCTGGATGTCGGTCCAGGAACAATGCACAGGCTGCTTGGGGCAGGGCATCTTATTTATGATGTTGACGCCATCTTATTAAGTCATTTCCATCCTGACCATTGCGGCGAGCTGGCTAATTTTCTTTTTTCCACAAAATATCCCCACGCAGGACAGAGGATGGGCAGACCACTAGTTCTTGCAGGAGGCCCGGGTCTAAGCAGGTTCTATTTTGGTTTGAGAAGCGTTTTTGGGGACTGGATGGACACACCTTGCGGGATTTTCCAGAAAATAGAAATCAGTAATGGCATTCCTGAAAGCATAGCTATTGGGGATGCAAAAATATATGCCGCTAAAGTTGAACACAAGCCGGAAAGTATAGCGTATAGAATTGAGTGCGGCGGAAAGTCCGTGGTTTATTCAGGAGATACTGACTATTCTGAAAGCCTGATTGAACTGTCTATGGGATGTGACGTCCTGATCTGTGAATCTGCAATGCCTGACGAGAAAAAAGTACCTGGACACCTTACTCCGTCCCTTGCCGGGGAAATTGCCGAACAGGCAGGTGTCAGCCATCTCGTGCTTACGCATTTTTATCCTGAATGCTCGGAAGTAGATATTGAAAAACAGTGCAGAAGGACATATTCAGGCAAGATAACCTTGGCAGAGGATTTGATGGCTTTGGATTTATGCCTGATGCGGTCTAATATATGA
- a CDS encoding GNAT family N-acetyltransferase, translating to MKPELAEIGDIRQLAIHHRNMFEEIWDQKGLLLEDAKALELEKAYFEKLEKQIPEGICKAWVVKKNGHILASGAITIISLVPVPNDINYNIAYMHSVYTEREFRGRKHARQIIERAIDYCRGNGIKRVLLNASDEGKPIYEKCGFVSVAETMRLFIE from the coding sequence ATGAAACCTGAATTAGCGGAAATTGGTGATATAAGACAGCTTGCAATACATCACAGAAATATGTTTGAAGAAATATGGGATCAAAAGGGGCTGCTATTAGAAGACGCCAAAGCTTTGGAGCTTGAAAAGGCATATTTTGAAAAACTGGAAAAACAGATTCCGGAAGGCATTTGTAAGGCTTGGGTGGTTAAAAAGAACGGTCATATTTTGGCAAGCGGAGCAATTACAATTATAAGTCTTGTACCTGTGCCGAATGACATAAATTATAATATTGCCTATATGCATAGTGTATACACAGAAAGAGAGTTTCGTGGCAGAAAGCACGCCAGGCAGATAATAGAAAGAGCAATAGATTATTGTAGGGGGAATGGAATCAAAAGAGTGCTTCTTAATGCCAGCGATGAAGGAAAACCAATATATGAAAAATGTGGTTTTGTTTCGGTTGCAGAGACAATGAGATTGTTTATTGAATAA
- a CDS encoding precorrin-2 dehydrogenase/sirohydrochlorin ferrochelatase family protein: MNYYPVNLKIKDRPCLVVGGGKVGTRKVKGLMQCDARVVVVSPVVSLAIERLAGQGRIVWKKKDYDPSDLDGFFLVIGSTSNQDVNWQISRDAEEKGMICNIADVPDACNFILPSVIRRGPLTVTVSTSGQSPAFSKSLRRQMDSMFGPEYEMFLSIMGGIRKTLLAEAHDHEAHKPLFEAIIKGGLLELCRTGDLEAIDSLLFSVLGEGYSCARYIDDKEDQELKNA; the protein is encoded by the coding sequence ATGAATTACTATCCGGTTAATCTCAAGATAAAAGACAGGCCATGCCTTGTTGTCGGCGGCGGAAAAGTCGGGACAAGAAAGGTTAAGGGACTTATGCAGTGCGATGCCAGGGTTGTTGTTGTGAGCCCTGTTGTGTCGCTTGCGATAGAGCGGCTTGCCGGGCAGGGCAGGATTGTATGGAAAAAAAAGGATTATGATCCTTCGGATCTTGATGGTTTTTTTCTTGTCATAGGCTCGACCAGCAATCAGGACGTAAACTGGCAGATAAGCAGGGACGCTGAAGAAAAAGGCATGATCTGCAATATTGCTGATGTTCCTGACGCATGCAATTTTATTCTTCCCTCTGTGATAAGAAGGGGGCCGCTTACAGTGACGGTCTCAACGTCTGGTCAGAGTCCGGCCTTTTCAAAGAGCCTTAGACGGCAGATGGATTCCATGTTCGGCCCTGAATACGAGATGTTTCTTTCCATAATGGGCGGAATAAGAAAGACTCTGCTTGCCGAGGCCCATGACCACGAGGCTCACAAACCACTTTTTGAGGCAATAATAAAAGGCGGGCTGCTTGAGCTTTGCAGGACAGGCGACCTTGAAGCCATAGACAGTCTGCTTTTCTCCGTGCTTGGTGAAGGGTATTCATGTGCCAGGTATATTGATGATAAAGAAGATCAGGAGCTAAAGAATGCTTGA
- a CDS encoding cytochrome C assembly family protein → MLEIALAFYIFSSISYIVYFWDQKAIHHKSGFILLLAGFVCHLGSLAATVIHLGYMPVFSLRGVLSFSSISVTAIFIIIRILLNIRIMGVLASCLSALVLGASMIVPGYQFASTGGSYNDFLLIIHVVITFTGDAAFVMAAGAGFLYILQENAIKAKRKGIFLRRLPSLELLDSTGYSCLKLGFCFLTIGLAAGMAYAKITWGRFWGWDVKEIWSAATWFLYAAILHGRKASGWRGRHAAIMYMFGLAVALFTFFGVNFLMGGHHGDFTRFR, encoded by the coding sequence ATGCTTGAAATTGCACTCGCTTTTTATATTTTCAGCTCGATATCTTATATTGTTTATTTCTGGGATCAGAAGGCCATACATCACAAGTCAGGATTTATACTTCTTCTGGCGGGATTTGTATGTCATCTCGGGAGTTTGGCCGCAACAGTCATTCATCTCGGATATATGCCTGTTTTCAGTCTCAGGGGAGTTCTTTCCTTCTCTTCGATTTCTGTCACCGCAATTTTCATTATTATAAGAATACTTTTGAATATAAGGATTATGGGCGTGCTTGCATCATGTCTGTCAGCCCTTGTCCTCGGAGCTTCAATGATAGTTCCCGGATACCAGTTCGCTTCGACAGGCGGAAGCTACAATGATTTTTTACTTATTATCCATGTAGTTATCACATTTACAGGGGATGCAGCTTTTGTGATGGCTGCCGGCGCAGGCTTTCTTTACATACTTCAGGAAAACGCGATCAAGGCAAAAAGAAAAGGAATTTTTCTAAGGCGCCTTCCATCCCTTGAACTGCTTGACAGCACAGGATACTCCTGTCTGAAGCTCGGATTCTGTTTTCTTACCATTGGTCTTGCCGCAGGAATGGCTTACGCAAAAATTACATGGGGCAGATTCTGGGGGTGGGATGTCAAGGAAATCTGGTCAGCCGCCACCTGGTTTTTATATGCGGCCATATTGCATGGAAGAAAAGCCTCTGGCTGGCGCGGCAGGCATGCGGCAATAATGTATATGTTCGGCCTTGCAGTGGCCCTTTTTACCTTCTTTGGGGTCAATTTTTTGATGGGCGGGCATCACGGTGATTTTACAAGGTTCAGATAG
- the hemA gene encoding glutamyl-tRNA reductase, with protein MNEILLLGLSHKTACVELREKLACSKDDAVSLLERLKSEDCIDEAYVLSTCNRFEIVVVCESADLASGSVMSVISDYRNIPLSDFEGAFYSHTGDEAVKHIFRVGAGLDSLVLGEPQILGQIKDAYHLAVARKSSGMILNRLFHRAFQTAKRIRTETGIGGSAVSISYAAIELAKKIFGSLEGRRVLMIGAGEMAELAVAHLIRQKVGQVTVANRTLSRAVDLASRFGGKAASIEELPSLLVDADIILSSTGAPGFVIERDVAKSAMKKRGNKPAFFIDIAVPRDIDPEINRLTNAYVYDIDDLKGVIDENLESRGKEAVKGERIVDEASIKFRKWLNGLDIVPTIVALKNRLEDIADFELSRTLPGLKSLTENEQDALKRMTQGLVSKILHNPIQFLRKTSHKGNESLYIGIIRSLFNLDEDERLETESVDEDNSMSGRAS; from the coding sequence ATGAATGAAATTCTGCTTTTGGGACTAAGCCATAAGACTGCATGTGTTGAGCTGAGGGAAAAGCTTGCCTGCTCCAAGGATGATGCTGTTTCTCTTCTTGAAAGGCTTAAGTCCGAAGATTGCATTGACGAGGCTTATGTCCTTTCCACATGTAATAGATTTGAAATTGTCGTTGTATGCGAATCTGCTGATCTTGCGTCTGGATCTGTTATGTCAGTAATTTCAGATTACAGAAATATTCCTTTATCTGATTTTGAAGGCGCTTTTTACAGCCATACAGGAGATGAGGCCGTAAAACATATTTTCAGGGTTGGGGCAGGGCTTGATTCACTTGTTCTTGGAGAACCCCAGATCCTGGGGCAGATAAAAGATGCATATCACCTTGCCGTGGCCAGAAAAAGTTCGGGAATGATCCTTAACAGGCTTTTTCACAGGGCTTTTCAGACCGCAAAAAGAATAAGAACAGAGACAGGAATAGGCGGGAGCGCCGTATCCATAAGCTATGCAGCCATCGAGCTTGCCAAGAAGATTTTCGGAAGCCTTGAGGGTAGAAGAGTTCTCATGATAGGAGCCGGAGAGATGGCGGAACTTGCAGTGGCTCATCTTATAAGGCAGAAGGTCGGGCAGGTTACTGTCGCGAACAGAACTCTTTCACGGGCTGTTGATCTTGCATCAAGATTCGGCGGTAAAGCGGCCTCAATTGAAGAGCTGCCCTCTCTTCTTGTGGACGCGGACATAATACTCAGTTCAACCGGAGCTCCTGGATTTGTCATAGAAAGGGATGTCGCAAAGAGTGCAATGAAGAAGCGTGGCAACAAACCCGCTTTTTTCATAGATATTGCCGTGCCAAGGGATATTGACCCTGAAATTAACAGGCTGACCAATGCATATGTATATGACATTGATGATCTAAAGGGCGTTATTGACGAGAACCTTGAAAGCAGAGGCAAGGAAGCTGTCAAAGGCGAACGAATTGTTGACGAGGCATCCATTAAGTTCAGGAAATGGTTGAATGGACTCGATATAGTGCCGACAATTGTGGCTCTTAAAAACAGGCTTGAGGATATTGCTGATTTCGAGCTTTCAAGAACCCTTCCAGGTCTGAAAAGCCTGACAGAAAACGAGCAGGATGCCCTTAAAAGAATGACCCAGGGACTTGTGAGCAAAATACTTCACAACCCCATCCAGTTTCTAAGGAAAACGAGTCACAAGGGCAATGAGTCTCTTTATATAGGCATAATCAGAAGTCTTTTCAATCTTGATGAAGATGAACGTTTAGAAACAGAAAGCGTGGATGAAGATAATTCAATGTCTGGCAGGGCCTCCTGA
- a CDS encoding NUDIX domain-containing protein, which produces MSSFENVLTYCPRCGKGGITLNSSGGLLCPACDLEFFFNTAAAVAALITDVGGRLLLTVRKNDPGKGMLDLPGGFVNHDESAEDALRREALEELGIEITNLRYFGSWPNSYEYSGLQYKTLDLAFIADIAGDSDIIPGDDVSDYVFMNLDKISQDDIAFDSIRFIISSFLQNTAGFNKKA; this is translated from the coding sequence GTGTCATCATTTGAGAATGTACTCACTTATTGCCCAAGATGCGGAAAAGGTGGGATTACATTAAATTCATCCGGCGGACTTCTATGCCCAGCCTGCGATCTGGAATTTTTCTTTAATACCGCGGCAGCTGTCGCAGCACTTATAACGGACGTTGGAGGAAGGCTTCTGCTGACGGTAAGAAAAAATGATCCTGGTAAGGGAATGCTTGATCTTCCCGGAGGCTTTGTGAATCATGATGAGTCAGCAGAAGATGCCCTGAGAAGGGAAGCCCTAGAAGAACTTGGAATTGAAATAACCAATTTAAGATACTTTGGTTCATGGCCAAATTCCTATGAATATTCAGGGCTTCAATACAAAACCCTGGATCTTGCATTCATTGCAGATATTGCCGGCGATTCTGATATTATTCCAGGCGATGATGTCTCTGATTATGTTTTCATGAATTTGGACAAGATCAGCCAGGACGACATTGCATTTGATTCCATCAGGTTTATCATATCATCTTTCCTGCAAAATACAGCCGGGTTCAATAAAAAAGCCTGA
- the dksA gene encoding RNA polymerase-binding protein DksA → MDKEQQELYRGLLLQQLQELLEHADDTVVDMTNQAESYPDPTDRATHESDQSFTLRIRDREHKLIKKIKQAIERIDNGNFGICESCGEDISFERLKARPVAEQCIECKTKAEALEKVLGV, encoded by the coding sequence ATGGATAAGGAACAACAGGAGCTTTACAGAGGGCTTTTGCTGCAGCAGCTTCAGGAATTGCTCGAGCATGCTGATGACACAGTGGTTGATATGACAAATCAGGCGGAGAGTTATCCAGATCCGACTGACAGGGCAACCCACGAGTCAGACCAGAGTTTCACGCTCAGAATCAGGGACCGTGAACATAAACTCATCAAGAAGATCAAACAGGCAATCGAAAGAATCGATAATGGTAATTTCGGAATCTGCGAGAGCTGTGGTGAGGATATTTCATTCGAGAGGCTGAAAGCAAGACCTGTGGCAGAGCAGTGCATAGAGTGCAAAACAAAGGCAGAAGCACTGGAGAAAGTGCTTGGCGTCTAA
- a CDS encoding PHP domain-containing protein gives MASNLSGLIDLHIHSNASDGTNSPEEIIDIAVRSGISAISITDHDTLDGVKKILEKGIPDSLDFLTGVEISSAPPKGCYCSGSFHILGYGVDPDNRELLDVLTKQKQARLDRNPKMLDRLSSLGLKIALSDVEAEASGGQPGRPHIAVCMVKAGYVRSLEEAFDKYLAKGRPAYVEKEKIPCDKAISVISKAGGAAVLAHPGLLRCPHDKPFQSLFDCLCDMGIAGLEAYYSGHSESQVSMFEGLARRKGLIVTGGSDFHGEMKPDIKIGTGRGSLRVPYLFFLDLKKVLSS, from the coding sequence TTGGCGTCTAATTTGTCAGGGCTCATAGACCTGCATATTCATTCCAATGCCTCAGATGGGACTAACAGCCCTGAGGAAATAATTGATATCGCTGTAAGATCAGGGATTTCGGCTATTTCCATTACAGATCATGACACGCTTGACGGCGTGAAAAAGATTCTGGAAAAAGGAATACCGGACTCCCTGGATTTTTTGACCGGCGTTGAGATCAGTTCGGCTCCTCCAAAAGGATGTTATTGTTCTGGCAGTTTCCACATTCTAGGTTACGGAGTCGATCCTGACAACCGTGAGTTGCTTGATGTTTTGACTAAGCAGAAACAAGCCAGACTGGATCGTAATCCCAAGATGCTTGACAGATTGAGTTCGCTTGGGCTAAAAATCGCTCTTTCGGATGTTGAAGCCGAAGCATCCGGGGGGCAGCCAGGGAGACCACACATAGCTGTGTGCATGGTAAAGGCCGGTTATGTAAGATCCCTGGAAGAGGCTTTTGATAAATATCTGGCAAAGGGCAGGCCCGCATATGTCGAAAAAGAAAAGATTCCATGCGACAAGGCCATATCTGTAATATCAAAAGCTGGCGGCGCGGCTGTACTTGCGCATCCAGGATTATTGAGATGCCCACACGACAAGCCATTTCAAAGTCTGTTCGATTGTCTTTGTGATATGGGTATTGCCGGCCTTGAGGCTTATTACAGCGGACACTCAGAGAGCCAGGTGTCAATGTTCGAAGGTTTGGCGAGGCGAAAAGGTCTCATTGTCACGGGTGGTTCTGATTTTCACGGTGAAATGAAGCCTGATATAAAAATAGGTACAGGCAGGGGATCTCTTCGGGTTCCCTATTTATTTTTTCTTGATTTAAAAAAGGTTTTGTCTTCCTGA
- the rnc gene encoding ribonuclease III has protein sequence MKASRDYNLLENNIGYSFKDRSLLQNALRHSSYVNEKADHGSDNERLEFLGDAVLNLVIGHLLMDRYPDQKEGVLSKMRANLVNEVRLSEISRAMGLGPFLLLGKGELITNGREKNSILADAFEAIIASVYLDGGFESAFSMVRRHFQDIIIDTRPEDRTYVFDAKSKLQEMVQTMFRETPVYRIVDEEGPDHDKTFKVLLKFSDMSAEGAGKSKKTAEQEAARKGLDMISDKTVEKETDEKD, from the coding sequence ATGAAAGCTTCCAGAGATTATAATCTCCTTGAGAACAACATAGGTTATTCTTTTAAAGACCGCTCGCTTCTTCAGAATGCTTTGCGCCACAGCTCATATGTCAATGAGAAAGCTGACCACGGAAGTGATAACGAACGCCTTGAGTTCCTCGGTGACGCAGTGCTCAACCTTGTAATAGGTCATCTTCTTATGGATAGATATCCTGACCAGAAAGAAGGTGTGCTTTCAAAAATGAGGGCTAATCTTGTGAATGAGGTGAGGCTTTCCGAGATTTCAAGGGCCATGGGCTTAGGGCCCTTTCTCCTCCTTGGCAAGGGTGAGCTTATCACAAACGGAAGGGAGAAAAATTCCATATTGGCAGATGCGTTTGAGGCCATTATTGCATCTGTTTATCTGGATGGCGGTTTTGAATCCGCATTTTCAATGGTTAGAAGGCATTTCCAGGACATTATAATAGATACAAGGCCAGAAGACAGAACTTATGTGTTTGACGCCAAAAGCAAGCTTCAGGAAATGGTTCAGACAATGTTCAGGGAGACCCCTGTATACAGAATCGTTGATGAAGAAGGGCCTGACCATGATAAGACCTTCAAGGTTCTTTTAAAGTTTTCTGATATGTCCGCAGAAGGCGCCGGGAAAAGTAAAAAAACGGCTGAGCAGGAAGCCGCAAGAAAGGGCCTTGACATGATTTCGGATAAAACAGTTGAAAAAGAAACAGATGAAAAGGACTGA
- a CDS encoding elongator complex protein 3 — protein sequence MKKKQMKRTESPFVIPFFIPHAGCPHQCSFCNQRTISGKKTDNPISDHSIEDAVNLYLGYSGDVHNHVQLAFFGGNFLGIGKAAVGKYLDQAGFLFEKKMIHSIRFSTRPDTVTPEMMALIRDYPVKTIEIGTQSMDPRVLSLSNRGHSPEDTALAAKLSRSEGYETGLQIMIGLPGEDEASSVFTGNAVADLSPDFVRIYPTVVVDGSPLAESYRKGLYIPLEIEEAVKRARNLHAVFTGRNIKIIRMGLQATDDLIPGTTVLAGPYHPAFGHLVLSSIFYEKIIARISADFPCISLDGKNLEIACNNKSISRVRGNKNENIKSLLIKYDLAGVSVVSDPALDVEDFHLRVVAPESKKRSALFVESLKP from the coding sequence TTGAAAAAGAAACAGATGAAAAGGACTGAGAGTCCATTTGTAATTCCATTCTTTATACCCCATGCAGGCTGTCCTCATCAGTGTTCATTCTGTAACCAGAGAACAATATCAGGCAAAAAAACGGACAATCCAATATCTGATCATTCCATTGAAGATGCGGTGAATCTTTATCTGGGATATTCCGGAGATGTTCACAATCATGTTCAGCTTGCTTTTTTTGGCGGCAATTTTTTGGGAATTGGAAAAGCAGCTGTCGGAAAATATCTTGATCAGGCAGGATTTTTGTTTGAAAAAAAAATGATCCACAGCATCAGATTTTCAACACGTCCTGATACTGTCACTCCTGAAATGATGGCACTGATAAGGGATTATCCTGTAAAGACAATTGAAATAGGAACACAGTCCATGGACCCTCGTGTTCTGTCTTTATCTAACAGGGGACACAGCCCTGAAGATACGGCCTTGGCAGCAAAACTTAGTCGATCTGAGGGATATGAGACAGGACTCCAGATTATGATAGGACTGCCTGGAGAAGATGAAGCTTCATCTGTTTTTACAGGAAATGCAGTTGCAGATTTGTCTCCTGATTTTGTGCGTATTTATCCTACGGTTGTGGTTGATGGGAGTCCTCTTGCGGAATCATACAGAAAAGGACTCTATATCCCCCTTGAAATTGAAGAGGCTGTGAAAAGGGCCAGAAATCTTCATGCTGTTTTCACAGGCAGAAATATAAAAATAATAAGGATGGGCTTGCAGGCAACCGATGATTTGATCCCTGGTACAACAGTCCTTGCAGGGCCATATCATCCGGCTTTTGGCCATCTTGTTTTGTCATCAATCTTTTATGAAAAAATCATTGCAAGGATCAGCGCTGATTTTCCCTGTATCAGTCTTGATGGGAAAAATCTGGAAATTGCATGTAACAACAAAAGCATTTCCAGGGTCAGGGGCAATAAAAATGAAAATATAAAATCTCTCCTGATCAAATACGATCTGGCTGGAGTTTCGGTTGTTTCAGATCCAGCCCTTGATGTCGAAGATTTTCATTTGAGGGTGGTTGCGCCGGAATCAAAAAAAAGGTCGGCTTTATTTGTTGAAAGCCTTAAGCCTTAG
- the fliW gene encoding flagellar assembly protein FliW has translation MKSEKPSPDALLDNGNNQNKTILFPNGIPGFEDLKTFRLLKEPLNPSVFILQSVEKPDLNIPVVLPHTFGISYDIELSDEETSIIEAGETSEIIVFLVLAKDSEEKKTEKNKKGSIVANIAGPVVINIESMRGYQKILTAMDYNLNIQS, from the coding sequence ATGAAATCTGAAAAGCCTAGCCCTGATGCTCTCCTTGACAACGGAAACAATCAGAACAAAACCATTTTATTTCCAAACGGAATTCCCGGGTTTGAGGATCTTAAAACTTTCAGGCTCCTTAAAGAGCCTCTTAATCCTTCTGTGTTCATACTTCAATCCGTTGAAAAGCCAGATCTTAATATTCCGGTCGTTCTTCCGCACACATTCGGCATCAGTTATGATATTGAGCTTTCTGATGAAGAAACATCCATAATAGAAGCCGGTGAAACGTCTGAAATAATTGTATTTCTTGTACTTGCAAAAGATTCTGAAGAAAAGAAGACCGAAAAAAACAAGAAGGGGTCAATTGTGGCAAATATTGCGGGACCTGTGGTTATAAACATAGAAAGCATGAGAGGATACCAAAAAATCCTGACAGCAATGGATTACAACCTTAATATCCAGAGCTAA
- a CDS encoding penicillin-binding protein 1A: MKNQRSYTEVMKKRAKKTKKSFLGVFFKIFFSLVLLGAVSGAGVIFLTYKYYSQELPKISTLGDYRPPLVSTVFSDDQAKIGEFAHEKRILAPLSDMSDLLLKAFIAAEDSRFYKHQGIDFTSIFRAFVKNLSEGKLKQGGSTITQQVVKSFLLTPEKTYTRKIKEAILSYRISKGFTKNEILFLYLNQIYLGQGAYGVASAADTYFGKKLKDLSLAECAILAGLPPAPSQYSPMKNMKLAKERQHYVLKQMVEEKYITQKEADEAFAAEIKLNHAKEEIHESAQQYIEHVRRYIETKYGPETLYEGGLKIYTAVNLETQKQAFEAVDKGVRVIDKRQGFKTIEKPSSDQAQNMEPGNIIRDVGKSGFSEGDIVAGLVSDSGKSKGGLVVNIGKTQAIVSKEDMSWALRPGKDSSRKGYKSPPKSGDMIEVKLISPDEGTGSWKASLEQKPEVQGSLVCMENSTGYVKALIGGNDFKSSQFNRAIQSKRQPGSSFKPIVYAAALDKGYTPITTIVDAPISFKIGDKVWSPQNYNEKFMGPVTLRKALALSRNIISIKILQDIGVDTVISYAKNLGITSPLEKNLSLALGSSGVSLIEITNAYSVFANMGYKAEPVFVTKIIDRNGNVLEENLPARAQVIDSASAYIMTSLLESVVNEGTATNIKALGRPAAGKTGTTNEYFNAWFIGFTPEYSTGVWVGFDDEKTMGDGETGGKSASPIWLDFMKEALKDKPVEVFKAPENVVFAEVYDSSGKRLECFKEGTEPASATATTLPDGTTGDPQEDVVTDTETLFKSEL; encoded by the coding sequence ATGAAGAATCAAAGATCTTATACAGAAGTAATGAAAAAAAGAGCAAAAAAAACCAAGAAAAGTTTTTTAGGCGTTTTTTTTAAAATATTCTTTTCGCTCGTGCTGCTTGGGGCAGTATCCGGAGCAGGGGTAATATTTTTGACCTACAAATATTACAGTCAGGAACTGCCCAAAATTTCAACGCTCGGAGATTATAGGCCGCCGCTGGTTTCAACGGTCTTTTCAGATGACCAGGCAAAAATTGGTGAGTTCGCCCACGAAAAAAGAATTCTCGCTCCCTTGTCCGACATGTCTGACTTGCTTCTAAAAGCATTCATTGCGGCAGAAGATTCCAGGTTTTACAAACATCAGGGAATTGACTTCACAAGCATATTCAGAGCTTTTGTAAAAAATCTTTCCGAAGGTAAATTAAAACAGGGCGGCAGCACAATTACCCAGCAGGTGGTTAAATCATTCCTCCTTACCCCTGAAAAAACATATACAAGAAAGATCAAGGAAGCGATATTATCGTATCGAATAAGCAAGGGCTTCACAAAAAACGAAATCCTTTTTCTTTACCTTAACCAGATCTATCTGGGACAAGGCGCATACGGTGTCGCTTCTGCTGCAGATACTTATTTCGGAAAAAAACTAAAGGATCTGAGCCTTGCTGAATGTGCTATTCTTGCAGGACTTCCTCCGGCACCCAGCCAGTATTCCCCAATGAAAAACATGAAACTGGCAAAAGAGAGGCAGCATTATGTTCTTAAACAGATGGTCGAAGAAAAATACATAACACAGAAAGAGGCTGATGAAGCATTTGCTGCGGAAATAAAGCTTAACCACGCAAAAGAAGAAATCCACGAATCAGCCCAGCAATACATAGAACATGTAAGAAGATATATAGAAACAAAATACGGACCGGAAACCCTTTATGAAGGTGGCCTCAAGATTTATACCGCAGTAAATCTGGAGACTCAGAAACAGGCTTTCGAGGCGGTTGACAAAGGCGTTAGAGTAATTGACAAACGCCAGGGATTCAAAACCATTGAAAAACCATCTTCAGACCAAGCGCAGAATATGGAACCTGGAAATATCATCAGAGACGTCGGCAAATCCGGCTTTTCCGAAGGTGATATTGTAGCAGGTTTAGTTTCAGATTCAGGAAAAAGCAAGGGCGGCCTTGTTGTAAATATAGGAAAGACCCAGGCAATTGTGAGCAAGGAAGACATGTCCTGGGCACTCAGACCAGGCAAGGATTCATCAAGAAAAGGCTATAAATCGCCCCCCAAATCCGGAGATATGATCGAAGTCAAGCTCATCTCTCCTGATGAAGGTACTGGGTCCTGGAAAGCGAGCCTTGAGCAGAAGCCTGAAGTTCAGGGATCACTTGTTTGCATGGAAAATTCCACTGGTTATGTCAAAGCCCTCATAGGTGGAAATGATTTCAAATCAAGCCAGTTCAACAGGGCCATACAATCCAAAAGACAGCCTGGATCTTCATTCAAGCCTATTGTTTATGCGGCAGCTCTTGATAAAGGCTATACTCCTATAACAACCATTGTTGACGCGCCAATATCCTTCAAAATTGGAGACAAGGTCTGGTCACCTCAGAATTATAATGAAAAATTCATGGGGCCTGTCACTCTTCGCAAGGCTCTGGCTCTCTCAAGGAATATCATCAGCATAAAAATCCTTCAGGACATAGGTGTGGATACGGTAATTTCATATGCGAAGAACCTTGGAATCACATCACCGCTCGAGAAAAATCTCTCGCTCGCACTTGGTTCTTCAGGAGTGTCTCTCATTGAAATCACAAACGCATATTCAGTTTTTGCAAACATGGGATATAAGGCAGAACCCGTCTTTGTAACAAAAATCATAGATAGAAATGGTAATGTTCTTGAGGAAAATCTTCCGGCAAGGGCTCAGGTCATAGATTCTGCCTCAGCTTACATTATGACGAGTCTTCTTGAAAGCGTCGTAAATGAAGGAACAGCCACAAATATAAAAGCCCTTGGAAGACCTGCAGCCGGCAAAACAGGCACAACCAATGAGTATTTTAATGCCTGGTTCATTGGCTTTACTCCTGAGTATTCGACCGGAGTATGGGTAGGCTTTGATGATGAAAAAACAATGGGCGATGGCGAGACAGGCGGCAAATCAGCCAGCCCCATATGGCTTGATTTCATGAAAGAGGCTCTCAAGGACAAACCTGTGGAAGTTTTCAAGGCTCCTGAGAATGTCGTATTTGCAGAAGTTTATGATTCCTCAGGTAAACGACTGGAATGCTTTAAGGAGGGTACCGAGCCTGCTTCAGCTACAGCTACGACTCTTCCAGATGGCACTACAGGTGATCCACAGGAAGATGTTGTTACTGATACAGAAACTCTTTTTAAATCAGAACTGTAG